In one window of Mytilus galloprovincialis chromosome 6, xbMytGall1.hap1.1, whole genome shotgun sequence DNA:
- the LOC143078283 gene encoding uncharacterized protein LOC143078283 isoform X2: MSILLLISLLGLFGAVLGLHCPTNISKKDFEKTRTALKSLESYLSNTVSTLKGQINTIHAKVKQLDKDMLSIPTDDSKDCQEPIIKTPNLYKYIPLTDNGIAMGNPVRQSIRFKVKANNDAHVALMSSNNPNDPLYEIVLGGWGNTQSVIRDRKQGGQLAVYRGRVLNSHEFRTFTIKWSNARIRVEDESGKKLMEWTDTTNPYTIRNIGISTGWGSTGIWSFPCQDCQEPIIKTPNLYKYIPLTDNGIDMGNPVRQSIRFKVKANNDAHVALMSSNNPNDPLYEIVLGGWGNKQSVIRDRKQGGQLAVYRGRVLNSNEFRTFTIKWSNARIRVEDESGKKLIEWTDTTNPYTIRNIGISTGWGSTGIWSFPCQASDSE; this comes from the exons ATGAGTATACTATTGCTGATCTCTCTGCTCGGTCTGTTCGGTGCTGTGCTAGGTTTACATTGTCCTACCAACATCTCTAAGAAAGATTTTGAGAAAACAAGGACTGCATTAAAAAGCTTAGAAAGCTATTTGTCTAACACTGTCAGCACACTTAAAGGTCAAATCAACACCATACACGCCAAAGTGAAACAACTTGATAAAGATATGCTTTCAATACCTACAGATGATTCTAAAG attGCCAGGAACCAATAATAAAAACCCCGAACCTTTATAAATACATACCCCTGACAGACAATGGCATTGCTATGGGAAATCCAGTTCGACAAAGTATTAGGTTTAAAGTAAAAGCCAACAACGATGCACACGTTGCTTTGATGTCTTCAAATAATCCAAACGATCCTCTTTATGAGATAGTATTGGGTGGTTGGGGTAACACACAGTCTGTCATCCGTGACAGGAAACAGGGTGGTCAATTGGCAGTGTATCGTGGACGAGTGCTAAATTCACATGAGTTTAGAACATTTACCATTAAATGGAGCAATGCACGTATTAGAGTAGAAGACGAATCGGGAAAGAAACTCATGGAATGGACTGATACCACAAACCCATACACAATCAGAAATATTGGAATTAGTACGGGATGGGGTTCGACTGGAATATGGTCATTCCCATGTCAAG attgtCAGGAACCTATAATAAAGACCCCGAACCTTTATAAATACATACCCCTGACAGACAATGGCATTGATATGGGAAATCCAGTTCGACAAAGTATTAGGTTTAAAGTAAAAGCCAACAACGATGCACACGTTGCTTTGATGTCTTCAAATAATCCAAACGATCCTCTTTATGAGATAGTATTGGGTGGTTGGGGTAACAAACAGTCGGTCATCCGTGACAGGAAACAGGGTGGTCAATTGGCAGTGTATCGTGGAAGAGTGCTCAATTCAAATGAGTTTAGAACATTTACCATTAAATGGAGCAATGCACGTATTAGAGTAGAAGACGAATCGGGAAAGAAACTCATAGAATGGACTGATACCACAAACCCATACACAATCAGAAATATTGGAATTAGTACGGGATGGGGTTCGACTGGAATATGGTCATTCCCATGTCAAG ctTCTGATTCAGAATAA
- the LOC143078283 gene encoding uncharacterized protein LOC143078283 isoform X1, with the protein MSILLLISLLGLFGAVLGLHCPTNISKKDFEKTRTALKSLESYLSNTVSTLKGQINTIHAKVKQLDKDMLSIPTDDSKDCQEPIIKTPNLYKYIPLTDNGIAMGNPVRQSIRFKVKANNDAHVALMSSNNPNDPLYEIVLGGWGNTQSVIRDRKQGGQLAVYRGRVLNSHEFRTFTIKWSNARIRVEDESGKKLMEWTDTTNPYTIRNIGISTGWGSTGIWSFPCQDCQEPIIKTPNLYKYIPLTDNGIDMGNPVRQSIRFKVKANNDAHVALMSSNNPNDPLYEIVLGGWGNKQSVIRDRKQGGQLAVYRGRVLNSNEFRTFTIKWSNARIRVEDESGKKLIEWTDTTNPYTIRNIGISTGWGSTGIWSFPCQDCQGPIIKTPNLYKYIPLTDNGIAMGNPVRQSIRFKVKANNDAHVALMSSNTPNDPLYEIVLGSWGNKQSVIRDRKQGGQLAVYRGRVLNSNEFRTFTIKWSNARIRVEDESGKKLMEWTDTTNPYTIRNIGISTGWGSTGIWSFPCQASDSE; encoded by the exons ATGAGTATACTATTGCTGATCTCTCTGCTCGGTCTGTTCGGTGCTGTGCTAGGTTTACATTGTCCTACCAACATCTCTAAGAAAGATTTTGAGAAAACAAGGACTGCATTAAAAAGCTTAGAAAGCTATTTGTCTAACACTGTCAGCACACTTAAAGGTCAAATCAACACCATACACGCCAAAGTGAAACAACTTGATAAAGATATGCTTTCAATACCTACAGATGATTCTAAAG attGCCAGGAACCAATAATAAAAACCCCGAACCTTTATAAATACATACCCCTGACAGACAATGGCATTGCTATGGGAAATCCAGTTCGACAAAGTATTAGGTTTAAAGTAAAAGCCAACAACGATGCACACGTTGCTTTGATGTCTTCAAATAATCCAAACGATCCTCTTTATGAGATAGTATTGGGTGGTTGGGGTAACACACAGTCTGTCATCCGTGACAGGAAACAGGGTGGTCAATTGGCAGTGTATCGTGGACGAGTGCTAAATTCACATGAGTTTAGAACATTTACCATTAAATGGAGCAATGCACGTATTAGAGTAGAAGACGAATCGGGAAAGAAACTCATGGAATGGACTGATACCACAAACCCATACACAATCAGAAATATTGGAATTAGTACGGGATGGGGTTCGACTGGAATATGGTCATTCCCATGTCAAG attgtCAGGAACCTATAATAAAGACCCCGAACCTTTATAAATACATACCCCTGACAGACAATGGCATTGATATGGGAAATCCAGTTCGACAAAGTATTAGGTTTAAAGTAAAAGCCAACAACGATGCACACGTTGCTTTGATGTCTTCAAATAATCCAAACGATCCTCTTTATGAGATAGTATTGGGTGGTTGGGGTAACAAACAGTCGGTCATCCGTGACAGGAAACAGGGTGGTCAATTGGCAGTGTATCGTGGAAGAGTGCTCAATTCAAATGAGTTTAGAACATTTACCATTAAATGGAGCAATGCACGTATTAGAGTAGAAGACGAATCGGGAAAGAAACTCATAGAATGGACTGATACCACAAACCCATACACAATCAGAAATATTGGAATTAGTACGGGATGGGGTTCGACTGGAATATGGTCATTCCCATGTCAAG attGCCAGGGACCAATAATAAAAACCCCGAACCTTTATAAATACATACCCCTGACAGACAATGGCATTGCTATGGGAAATCCAGTTCGACAAAGTATTAGGTTTAAAGTAAAAGCCAACAACGATGCACACGTTGCTTTGATGTCTTCAAATACTCCAAACGATCCTCTTTATGAGATAGTATTGGGTAGTTGGGGTAACAAACAGTCGGTCATCCGTGACAGGAAACAGGGTGGTCAATTGGCAGTGTATCGTGGACGAGTGCTCAATTCAAATGAGTTTAGAACATTTACCATTAAATGGAGCAATGCACGTATTAGAGTAGAAGACGAATCGGGAAAGAAACTTATGGAATGGACTGATACCACAAACCCATACACAATCAGAAATATTGGAATTAGTACGGGATGGGGTTCAACTGGAATATGGTCATTCCCATGTCAAG ctTCTGATTCAGAATAA
- the LOC143078284 gene encoding beta-1,3-galactosyltransferase 1-like, whose protein sequence is MVYSSPDHFERREVMRKTFLNSTFYKEETIRAIFLLGEVYNSSLQHTIEQENLVFRDIIQGKFIDSYRNLTYKGVLGFKWISENCRNAEFAAKIDDDVIVNFFKIFQHFSFIKFKRRFLMCDKVNPNLYPIQRDTNEKWNVHNDMFKRMLRYPYTSCLGPAVFISRDLIPILYTTASMSPFFWIEDIYLFGILPSKIPALVHHGINQNVSYNYQYTADCFGKQRKECGLVVGMPDPEDNTATVKIWNSLIKTIH, encoded by the coding sequence ATGGTGTACTCGTCTCCCGATCATTTTGAAAGGAGGGAGGTAATGAGGAAAACTTTTTTGAACTCGACATTTTACAAGGAAGAAACTATAAGAGCGATCTTTCTTCTAGGGGAAGTCTATAATTCTTCACTACAACACACCATTGAACAGGAAAATCTAGTTTTTCGAGATATTATACAGGGTAAATTTATAGATTCATATCGAAATTTGACTTATAAAGGAGTGTTGGGATTCAAATGGATTTCCGAAAATTGTCGAAATGCTGAATTTGCTGCCAAAATAGACGACGATGTGATTGTAAACTTCTTTaaaatttttcaacatttttcgtTCATAAAATTCAAAAGGAGATTTTTAATGTGCGATAAGGTAAATCCAAACTTATATCCAATACAACGTGATACTAATGAGAAATGGAATGTGCACAACGATATGTTTAAAAGGATGTTGCGTTATCCTTATACTTCTTGTTTAGGTCCGGCAGTATTCATATCTCGAGATCTGATTCCGATTTTATACACCACTGCATCAATGTCGCCATTTTTTTGGATAGAGGATATTTATCTGTTCGGAATACTTCCCTCAAAGATTCCAGCTTTAGTTCACCACGGCATCAATCAGAATGTTTCATATAATTACCAATACACAGCTGACTGTTTTGGAAAGCAAAGAAAAGAATGTGGTTTGGTAGTGGGTATGCCAGATCCTGAGGATAATACTGCAACGGTCAAAATCTGGAACTctttgataaaaacaatacattaa